A region of Aquila chrysaetos chrysaetos chromosome 13, bAquChr1.4, whole genome shotgun sequence DNA encodes the following proteins:
- the LOC115349839 gene encoding homeobox protein Hox-D9-like isoform X1, translating to MPPGTAAAQAGMRRAGGRYLPPPSPPFPGDEGGGGGRGGRGGRGSVTARSPSGQLPAPYHGVGGARQVAERGAGSGFSPRMLGAARAPAAGREAARARAGRKRCRRHGPPCPEEEAVAMVGALRGNAPDPRLRAHARPRPTDTPDVSRLWVC from the exons ATGCCGCCGGGCACAGCGGCGGCGCAGGCCGGGatgcggcgggcgggcgggcggtaCCTCCCGCCCCCATCCCCCCCTTTCCCCGGGGATGAAggcgggggaggaggaagaggaggcagaggggggAGGGGAAGCGTAACGGCCCGCTCCCCCTCGGGGCAGCTCCCGGCTCCCTACCATGGCGTCGGCGGGGCACGGCAGGTGGCGGAGCGCGGTGCGGGCAGCGGCTTCTCCCCTCGGATGCTGGGCGCGGCGCGGGCTCCGGCAGCAGGAAGGGAAGCGGCGAGGGCGCGAGCCGGGCGGAAACGCTGCCGACGTCACGGTCCGCCGTGCCCGGAGGAGGAAGCGGTTGCTATGGTGGGAGCCCTGCGTGGCAACGCCCCGGACCCCCGGCTCCGTGCGCATGCGCGTCCCCGCCCTacgg ATACGCCAGATGTGTCCAGATTGTGGGTCTGCTGA